The Coffea arabica cultivar ET-39 chromosome 4e, Coffea Arabica ET-39 HiFi, whole genome shotgun sequence genome includes a window with the following:
- the LOC113740868 gene encoding uncharacterized protein, with the protein MYQKFVNMLKKLHVNVPFSEVLANIPTYAKFLKEIVSNKKKLKDFAELSLIKEYNAVLQNHLPIKMKDPGSFTVPCQFEHLLVDKCLCDLGSNVNLMPLSFFRKLKFANLVPTQVILQLVDRSAHYPMGILEDLLVKIDKFYFSTDFIVLDMEEDISMPIIVSRGFLATRELT; encoded by the coding sequence ATGTACCAGAAGTTTGTGAATATGCTTAAGAAGCTACATGTCAATGTGCCTTTTTCTGAAGTTTTGGCAAATATCCCTACTTATGCAAAGTTTTTAAAGGAGATAGTGTCTAATAAGAAGAAATTGAAAGACTTTGCAGAGTTGTCTCTTATTAAGGAATACAATGCAGTGCTCCAAAATCATCTTCCAATTAAGATGAAAGATCCAGGGAGTTTTACTGTGCCTTGTCAATTTGAACATCTTCTTGTTGATAAATGTTTATGTGACCTTGGATCTAATGTTAATTTGATGCCCTTATCATTTTTCAGGAAATTGAAGTTTGCCAACCTAGTGCCTACTCAAGTGATTCTACAATTGGTTGATCGTTCAGCGCATTATCCAATGGGTATTTTAGAAGATCTATTGGttaaaattgataaattttatttttctactgATTTTATTGTTCTTGATATGGAAGAAGATATTTCTATGCCTATTATCGTTAGTAGAGGGTTCTTAGCTACAAGGGAATTAACAtag
- the LOC113740869 gene encoding uncharacterized protein encodes MENVGAKMIIDKAQQEWIEFDTANETNSRATVSSKRERLVQHTWEPPKEGVMRINTDAAVLAKMVRTRLGIVARNWRGELVKARGIVGRRRGKAATEESLAIRSALEMAQDVGWTNIEVQSDCKIVVSSINTGNVQNCKLQTILEDIEALKNSFDSCLFSFAPRTANGCSHAMAQFAVKSVRNIEWETSFLTWLADLARKDMGVVTPFCN; translated from the coding sequence ATGGAGAATGTGGGTGCAAAAATGATAATTGACAAAGCGCAGCAGGAGTGGATCGAATTTGATACGGCAAATGAAACAAACTCCCGAGCAACTGTATCATCAAAGAGGGAAAGACTGGTTCAGCATACTTGGGAGCCACCCAAGGAGGGAGTCATGAGGATTAATACGGATGCAGCAGTTTTAGCTAAAATGGTCAGGACCAGATTGGGGATAGTTGCAAGGAACTGGCGTGGGGAACTAGTGAAAGCTCGAGGAATCGTTGGAAGGAGAAGAGGGAAAGCTGCCACAGAGGAATCATTAGCGATCAGAAGTGCGCTGGAAATGGCTCAAGATGTAGGATGGACAAATATAGAAGTCCAGTCTGACTGCAAAATTGTAGTGAGCTCCATTAATACAGGCAATGTTCAGAATTGTAAGCTACAAACAATCCTAGAAGACATTGAGGCCCTAAAGAATAGCTTTGATAGTTGCCTATTCTCTTTTGCTCCCAGAACTGCAAATGGTTGTAGTCATGCAATGGCTCAATTTGCAGTCAAGTCGGTTAGAAACATTGAATGGGAAACCTCATTCCTAACATGGCTAgcagatttagctaggaaagaTATGGGAGTAGTTACCCCTTTTTGTAACTAA